The following are from one region of the Sandaracinus amylolyticus genome:
- a CDS encoding carboxymuconolactone decarboxylase family protein yields the protein MAGTTRIPATEVTGIYGAMIKRLSKRMLGEVPESLGVFWHNRPVLKAFFGMSGQAQKWDACDRNLKSFAHMAVAATVGCSFCLDLGYFTAHNEGLDVTKARQVPRWRESDVFTPLERDVMEYAEAMSDTPPRVTDAMSARLLEQLGAPALLELTAFIGLANLAARTNVALGIKAQGFSATCGLQPLAARTAEMASAT from the coding sequence ATGGCAGGAACGACACGGATCCCGGCGACCGAAGTCACCGGCATCTACGGCGCGATGATCAAGCGGCTCAGCAAGAGGATGCTCGGAGAGGTGCCGGAGTCCCTCGGCGTCTTCTGGCACAACCGTCCGGTGCTCAAGGCGTTCTTCGGGATGTCCGGTCAGGCGCAGAAGTGGGATGCCTGCGATCGCAACCTGAAGTCGTTCGCGCACATGGCGGTCGCAGCGACGGTCGGCTGCAGCTTCTGCCTCGACCTCGGCTACTTCACCGCCCACAACGAGGGCCTCGACGTGACCAAGGCGCGCCAGGTTCCGCGTTGGCGTGAGTCCGACGTCTTCACGCCGCTGGAGCGCGACGTCATGGAGTACGCCGAAGCGATGAGCGACACCCCGCCGAGGGTCACCGACGCGATGTCCGCCCGGCTCCTCGAGCAGCTCGGCGCGCCCGCGCTCCTGGAGCTCACGGCGTTCATCGGGTTGGCGAACCTCGCGGCCCGCACCAACGTCGCGCTCGGCATCAAGGCGCAAGGCTTCTCGGCGACGTGCGGCCTGCAGCCGCTCGCGGCGCGCACCGCGGAAATGGCCTCGGCGACATGA
- a CDS encoding RNA polymerase sigma-70 factor, translated as MSDDPFVAHRGLLFTVAYEMLGSAADAEDVVQETWLRWASTDRAEVRDPRSYLVRIVTMQALNRLRSRKRRREDYVGEWLPEPLLVGPEVAEDVELAESISMAMLTVLETLGPTERAVFVLREVFDTPYDEIAAVVGKTPAAVRQIAHRAREHVAARRPRMQVTRAEQEEVIGRFLRALADGDVQGLVEVLAPDVAVVPDGGGVVRALRVPLVGIEPVVRALSGFAKRAGAGTAVSPMWINGGPAARIDIDGVLDTAISFVVEDGRITRIYAVRNPHKLTQLREEKQVTLQRRGCSDQSSSTAV; from the coding sequence ATGAGCGACGACCCGTTCGTCGCCCACCGTGGCCTGCTGTTCACCGTCGCCTACGAGATGCTCGGCTCCGCTGCCGACGCGGAGGACGTCGTGCAGGAAACCTGGCTGCGGTGGGCCAGCACCGATCGGGCCGAGGTGCGAGATCCGCGCTCCTACTTGGTGCGGATCGTCACCATGCAGGCGCTCAACCGGCTGCGCTCCCGGAAGCGGCGGCGCGAGGACTACGTGGGGGAGTGGCTGCCGGAGCCGCTCCTCGTCGGCCCCGAGGTTGCGGAAGACGTCGAGCTCGCAGAGAGCATCTCGATGGCGATGCTCACCGTGCTCGAGACCCTCGGCCCTACGGAACGCGCGGTGTTCGTGCTTCGCGAGGTGTTCGACACGCCGTACGACGAGATCGCCGCGGTCGTCGGGAAGACCCCCGCCGCGGTGCGCCAGATCGCGCACCGCGCGCGCGAGCACGTCGCCGCGCGCCGGCCACGGATGCAGGTGACCCGAGCCGAACAGGAAGAGGTGATCGGCCGGTTCCTGAGGGCCCTCGCCGACGGCGACGTGCAAGGGCTCGTCGAAGTGCTCGCGCCCGACGTGGCGGTGGTCCCCGACGGAGGCGGCGTCGTCCGCGCGCTCCGGGTGCCGCTCGTCGGGATCGAGCCGGTCGTGCGGGCCCTCTCCGGCTTCGCGAAGCGCGCCGGTGCAGGCACCGCCGTCTCGCCGATGTGGATCAACGGCGGTCCCGCGGCACGAATCGACATCGATGGCGTGCTCGACACCGCGATCAGCTTCGTCGTCGAGGACGGCCGAATCACCCGCATCTACGCCGTCCGCAACCCTCACAAGCTCACGCAGCTCCGGGAAGAGAAGCAGGTGACCCTGCAACGTCGCGGGTGCTCGGATCAGAGCAGCTCGACGGCGGTGTAA